The SAR324 cluster bacterium genomic interval TTGCTGTGAACATTTCCATATCTGTGACGTTCATCAACCCAACTGCCTTGTGATCATTGATCTTGGCAATCTCCCACTCAGAAACACATTTTTGCATTTCTTTCTCAAATTCACTGACCATGGCTTTGAATTCTTCGAACGAACAATCAAAAGTTGTGATCACACAAATATTCATTACGATTCTCCTCTAATTTTTACGCTGAACAACTACCTCTAAACCCTGAAAAACACCGATTCAACAATCTTTGATTTTCAGAGCTTGGCCTTGATAAATACATCCAACAATACGAGGCATGTTCTTCAGGTAGAAATGCTCAACTGGTTTCATTACAAAACGTTGTGAGCGAATGATGCTTTCGATAGGTCGATTCAACTGACACCCATCCCCAATAAAATTTTGAAATGGATTCATAAATTCCTGCCAACTCGCTACTTTTGGATCAGGAGAAAGACCATGTTCCAAAAAATGAAAACGACCTCCAGGTTTTAGCACCCGCCAAATTTCACTCATTGCTTGCTGTACTGAGGCAATGCTACAAAGAGTGAATGTACTGACAACACAGTCGAAACTCTCACTTTCCATAGGTAAAGATTCTCCTTCCAGTTCGTGCTGACAAATCGGAATATTTATCTGCGCAATCCGACTGGCCGCCTTAGCGTGCATCTTCGGGTTATTGTCCACAGCATGTACCTCTTGAACACTCTCAGGGTAATGCAACAGATTGAGGCCTGTGCCGAACCCGATTTCTAAAACTCGTCCATGCGCCTCTCTTACGCAGTACTTCCTAAGAGGCTCTAACTCGCTGCTGGAAAGTGCCCAATCACAGAGGCAAGGAAACAGATACTGGGAGTACAATTTCTGGAGCATTACGAGTGCTGAAGCTTTTCAAACATGCTGATCCTGAAGACTAAACAGTTTCATTCCCAAGAATCAAAGACTAGCTTGGGCATAGGTGGGGGTGGTGCCTTCAAATCCATACCATGAAACTCTGCCGCTTTTTGTTTCATTTCCTCAGGCATGGATTCCATCATCTTTGCCCAACTAGCCAGCGGATCCCTGCCCTCTAGAGTAATGATGACAAAGTCACCGCCTGGGGTTTCCTGCAGAAAAGATCTCTCGTGCACTCCTACCTCATCCCGGACTCGGACAGTTTCAGCCCGACCAGGGCCATTAAAGCCTTCATCCAGAAACTTTTGCCACTCCTCTTTTTTGCCCGGTAAGATCGGTAATGCCATTGCTATCATCACCATTTTGAAACTCCATGATTTTTGACTTCAATGCATGAAGCGAATCTCGCTTAAGTAAGCCGCTAAGCAGAACATAGTGGCTTTGCCATTCCGTTGTTATCAACCAATTGGTAGTCTTCAGTCAAGACCTAATCTCGCCTTGAATCCTTAAATCACCGAAGAACCTCTTTCCAAAAAGAGTGCTTGGTTTCGACTTCCGCTTTGTGACTAATTCGGATAACTATTCGCAGTTCTTTCAAATTTCTTGAATTCAATTTTAGGAGTGCAAGCCATGAAACTAGTACGCTATGGGGCCAAGGGTAAGGAACTACCCGGTATTATTGATAGTGATGGTAATCTACGATCTCTCGCAGGTCTGGTCAACGAGGGGAGTGAGCAATTCCTCTCAGACAAGGGCCTTGCCGAACTGGGTCGCATGAATCTTAGCAAACTCCCGCTGGTTCCTGGCAAGCCTCGGTTTGGTTGTCCTGTTGCTAGTGTCAGTAAATTTGTGGCAATTGGCCTGAACTATACGGATCACGCCAAGGAGACCAACTCTCCAATTCCCAAAGAGCCAATCATCTTTATGAAAGCTCTAAACTGTCTTCAGGGGCCAAACGATAACGTGATGCTCCCTCGAGGATCGGTCAAGACTGACTGGGAGGTCGAATTGGGGATCGTGATCAGCAAAAAAACTCGCTATGTCACCAAGGGAAACGCCTTGGATCATGTTGCGGGCTATGTACTGGTCAATGATGTTAGTGAGCGCGAATTTCAGGCGGAGCGTGGTCCTCAATGGGACAAGGGAAAAGGCTGCGACACCTTTGGTCCAGTTGGACCCTATCTAGTGACTCGTGATGAGGTAAAAGACCCTCAAAATCTGGAGCTTTGGCTAGACGTCAACGGCAAGCGGATGCAGACGGGCAACACCAGGACGATGATCTTTCCTGTGAAGGAAATCATCAGCTATGTCAGCGAATTCATGACCTTGTTTGCCGGTGATATCATCACTACCGGCACGCCTCCTGGAGTTGGTTCTGGCATGAAGCCTCAGGTTTTCCTAAAGGCAGGTGATGTGATGACCCTCGGCATCAGTGGCTTGGGAGAGCAGCGGCAGACGGTCGTTCCCTTCAAGCTATAGGGCTGTCTTTTGGGTTGACCAACACCAAAGAAAACAGTTTTGATCAACATTATAGTGATACAGTCTTTGATACATGACTAATGATGATGGCAATTTCAATGCGGGTTGGGTCACATTTATGGGTTAATGACAAAGACTGTGGACTTGTCAATTAGATTAATAGTTGCGCGTCAAACCATTTAACAATTGATTGTAAACACTGTCTTCAAGGATGGTGAGCATCTCTTGACCAATTGCTGTTTCACTGAGCTTAGTTTTTACGGCTTCAGGCGTACTCGGAAATTCATCATTCCCTGAGGCATGATCCTTAATCCCCCGATACTCCACCAACAGGTTCATCAGAAATTCTATGCTCGCACAAGACGGATCAATACAAGTGCCAGTAATAACACCATTGACTGCCTCAGTATTTTCGGGATGGCGATACCAGGGGTACTCACCAGCCATTGCTTCCCAGGTCAATCGTGTAAGAGTGCTCTGGTTCCAATTGCATCCTGCTGAAGTTTCTTCTCCACAACCTGTTGAGCTAGCCGAAAACTGATCTGGATAAGCACTTGTGTAGCCGTAGTGATGCCAAAGGTGGATTGCTTCTTCCAGCAATACTTCTTCAACTCCATTTACTCCTGCATCACCCGAAGCCGCGGACAACCATGAGTGCTTTACGCCCATGTCTTTTCCTAAGTATTCACCCAGGGCACTAATGATTTCTCCTTCCAATGCTTCATTTGAAGAACTCATCATGTTCATCCACGTTCCTGTTGAGCGAGTCTGAAGCAAATTGACGACACCAGTGTCATCGAGGTAACCATCTTGGTTATTATCTAAGATTTCAGCAAGCAAATCCGCTTGTCGTTGTGTCAGTGCTGTTATATCCAATCCAGCAGGAGATGAGTCGTTACTGTTGGCGACCAATACCCCCCCAACTAGTGAACATTTCTGATAGTTGTACTGATTAAGAAGATTGACAGCCTCTGTACCAATTTCTTGGCTGAGCGAAGAGCAATCCAAAACTATTGGTCGGGTAATTTCATTTCCTGTGCTACCTGCCAATTCACTGTTAGGCCCTTCTTCGGCAGACTGGCTGGAGTCACCGTCAGAATCGCTGGTTGAGTCAGTTAATCCAGCCACTGGACTCAATTCTGTCAACACACTGTTACCACTAGCATCTTCACCGTACATGACATATTGGAAAGTGACAGGTTCACCAAATTCATCCGCCAACTCTAGTAGTTCTAGCGTGAACTCTGGCTTTTGAGTCACCTCAACTACTTCGCTTATTTCAAACCACTCTTCACCAGTTTCAAGATCATTTAAGTTAAAAGCGTAGGTGAAGAATTGAATCTTATCCTTGGGTTTTAAAATTTTTGTTGTTTTATCGATTAGGATATATCCTTCTTCGTCATTATCATCCCTGAAC includes:
- a CDS encoding fumarylacetoacetate hydrolase family protein; this translates as MKLVRYGAKGKELPGIIDSDGNLRSLAGLVNEGSEQFLSDKGLAELGRMNLSKLPLVPGKPRFGCPVASVSKFVAIGLNYTDHAKETNSPIPKEPIIFMKALNCLQGPNDNVMLPRGSVKTDWEVELGIVISKKTRYVTKGNALDHVAGYVLVNDVSEREFQAERGPQWDKGKGCDTFGPVGPYLVTRDEVKDPQNLELWLDVNGKRMQTGNTRTMIFPVKEIISYVSEFMTLFAGDIITTGTPPGVGSGMKPQVFLKAGDVMTLGISGLGEQRQTVVPFKL
- a CDS encoding class I SAM-dependent methyltransferase codes for the protein MLQKLYSQYLFPCLCDWALSSSELEPLRKYCVREAHGRVLEIGFGTGLNLLHYPESVQEVHAVDNNPKMHAKAASRIAQINIPICQHELEGESLPMESESFDCVVSTFTLCSIASVQQAMSEIWRVLKPGGRFHFLEHGLSPDPKVASWQEFMNPFQNFIGDGCQLNRPIESIIRSQRFVMKPVEHFYLKNMPRIVGCIYQGQALKIKDC